A window from Jannaschia sp. S6380 encodes these proteins:
- a CDS encoding MOSC domain-containing protein: protein MASQPLTELALGFAGPEGETHGGLTRPSCSRVLSQHRRGTEIRNTRQLSVVSAEELALIAASMRLSTLDPSWLGATLVLSGIPDLSHLPPSSRLQAEDGATIVVDMANRPCNLPAAVIAEASPQAARRFKPAAKGRRGVTAWVERPGRLKLGMWMTLHVPDQRPWSVDPFGDREVSGQGQPGQEGEGEAGHETGVNQEAGSGHADLR, encoded by the coding sequence TTGGCGTCCCAGCCCCTGACCGAACTGGCTCTGGGCTTCGCGGGCCCGGAGGGCGAAACGCATGGCGGTTTGACGCGGCCATCTTGCAGCCGCGTCCTGTCCCAGCACAGACGCGGCACTGAGATCCGAAACACGCGCCAGCTATCCGTCGTCTCCGCCGAGGAACTGGCACTGATCGCCGCAAGTATGCGCCTGAGTACCCTGGATCCGTCCTGGCTCGGTGCGACGCTGGTTCTGTCGGGAATCCCAGATCTGAGCCATTTGCCCCCTTCGTCCCGGCTTCAGGCCGAGGATGGCGCAACCATCGTCGTGGACATGGCGAACCGCCCTTGCAACCTGCCGGCCGCCGTGATCGCCGAGGCCTCGCCTCAGGCAGCCCGCCGGTTCAAACCGGCCGCCAAGGGCCGTCGCGGCGTCACGGCCTGGGTGGAACGGCCGGGCCGTTTGAAACTGGGGATGTGGATGACCCTGCACGTCCCGGATCAACGCCCGTGGAGCGTCGACCCGTTCGGCGATCGCGAGGTGTCAGGCCAGGGCCAGCCCGGTCAGGAGGGCGAGGGCGAGGCCGGACACGAAACCGGCGTGAATCAGGAGGCTGGAAGTGGTCATGCGGATCTCCGATAG